ACGACGAGCTTCATCCCGCGGAATCCGTAGGTGTCGGCGGCGTTCTGGGTGAGGGACACGATGCCGGACACCAGGGCGGACAGATGGTCGGCGAGATCGCGGCTGAGGCCGCGATGAGGAGGCCGTCGGAGGAGACGGCGACCGCGTGGGTGACGCCGTCGGCGGTGCGGGCGAAGTCGGAGATGAGCCAGGCCAGGTTCTGGTGCGCGGAGGTCACGGGCTGTTCCTGCCTGGCTTCGGCGCGCGCGACGCCCGCCCGGAAGCCGTTGAGCATGGAGGAGACGTGCGTCCGCCGGGCCGGCGGCGGGGCCTCGTCGGGGGCGAGGATCCGAGCGGGGAGGGTGACGAGAGCGGATACGCCCCCGCCGGGGGTGTCCGGAGAGCAGGACCTCGACGCCGAGGCGGCGGGCGAGGCGGCCGACGACGTAATGGCCGAGGTAGCGGGTGGGAGCGACGAGGAAGGCTTCCTCCCCGGAGATGCGGGCGTTGGCGCGGGCCAGGCCCTCGGGGGACATGCCCACGCCGTGGTCGACGGCGGCGACGCCGTAGTCGTCGCCATCCCCCCAGCCGTGGACGTCCACGGGCTGATCGGGCGGGGAGAAGGAGAGGGCGTTCTCGACGAGCTCGGCCAGCAGGTGAGACAGCTCGGCCACGGCGCGGCCGCTGATCCGCCGGGGCTCGATCTCGGCCAGGGCGACCCGTCGGGACTGCTCGACCTCGCCCATGGCGGACTGCACGAGTTCGAGGCTGCTGGCGGTCACGCCGCTGATCTGGGGGCTGCGTTCGTCGACGAGGACGAGCAGGCTCTCGGCGTTGCGGCGCATACGGGTCGCGGGGTGGTCGAGTTCGAAGAGCTCGGCCAGCGCCTCGGGGTCGAGCTCCTGCTGTTCGAGGGCGGTGATGAGGGCCAGTTGAGGGCGCACGAGTCCCTGGCTGCGGCGGCCGAGGCTGGCCAGTGACTCGGCGGTGTTGCGGCGCAGCACGGCCTGCTCGGCGGCCCGGTCGACGGCGGTGCGTCCCGCCTCGCGTCCGCGGGGTACGACGACCGGTGAGGGTACCGACCTGAACTCGGCGCGGCTCGCACTGCTCCCTGGGCTGCGCCTCGGCGGCGGCGGGGGAGCGGCCGTGTCGTTCGAGCTCGACTACCTTCTCACGGGCCATGCGGAAATCTATGTTGGCCAGAGTAGACATTGGGTGGTGGCCTGGTTATGGTTTCTCTCGTAGCCAGGGAGACAGCAGGACCCGGCAGACACGAACTGCCAGGTAGCGGTATGTAGTTGCAGTGCGCAGGACGGTGCGGTGGTGGAGTTCCGAAGCCAGGGTTGTTGCAGGACGGCGACGGGACTGACGACCGGACCGGGTGGCCCGCGGTGATCAGGGGCCGCCGTGAGCAGGACCGCAGTGGCACCACCCGTAAGTGCAGTTCGTGTACCCAGCAGTGAAGTCAGTAAGCAGTACCTCGGTGAAGGCGTCGGCTGCGGGCGCGCGCATCGGGAGGTTCGGCAGTGGGGTTCTAAGCCAGAGCAGTCGCAGGACGGGTGACGGGGCTGGCTGCCGAAGAGTGGCGCTGTGACAGGCCACTGCGCGGTTCGCATCACCAGCAGTACGCAATTCCCGTTTGGTAAGTGATAGATCCCAGAGGGAAAGAACGGAGGAGCCGAGCGCCATCAGGATCGCCCGGGCGGAATTGCTGAGCCCGGGTACCGCAGGACATCGATAGTGAGGTGGTCTCCGGTCGAGCAACCGCGATCCCCGCATTCCCCGTCCTCTCCCGGGCGGGCGTGCGGACAAAGAAGGCCGGCGCAGTACCAGGGTCGGCAGATGGTGTAGAAGTTCCTTCGGGGCCCTGGTGCCAGTACGGCACCAGGGCCCCTCCACGCGTTCCACAGAGAGGTGCAATGACAGCAGACGACTCGTTCGGCCGTCTCGATGACGACGATTACCCCGCCTACACGATGGGCCGGGCCGCCGAGTTGCTCGGCACCACCCAGGGCTTCCTCCGCGCCCTCGGCGAAGCCCGCCTCATCACCCCGCTGCGTTCCGCGGGCGGCCACCGCCGCTACTCCCGCTACCAGCTGCGCATCGCCGCCCGCGCCCGGGAACTCGTCGACCAGGGCACTCCGATTGAGGCCGCCTGCCGCATCGTCATCCTCGAAGACCAGCTCGAAGAAGCCCAGCGCATCAACGCCGCACACCGCCGCGCCGCTGAATCAGCAAACCCGACGGCCGCAGCCTGACGCGCTTTGGACCAGCAACTCCGTCTTCCGGTCCGGTACTCAGCTCGGCCTCGACGGCAGGCCGGCGATCCTTGCGCGTAGGCGGGCCCAATGCCCGTTCGGAAGTCCTGATCGTTCCCATGACCAGCCGATCTACTCGGCTTCGGCGGGCCCAATTGGCGCCAGGATCAACGAGGTCGGAGTTCAAACGGTTGCGGAACACACGCCGGCGACGGGGGCGTGGTGTTCGCGACCGGACTCCTAGAATGCCGTCGGGGTGTCGTCTTCTAGCATGACCCCGTGATCACCGGTGACGTTCAGGAGTCCGAGGGAGGACAAGAAGCTGTGTCCCGCGACGCCGCTGAAGCCGAATACTTTCACGCCGCCTCGGGGCGTGGAGAGGGTCGTGAAGACGGGCTGCTCGTCGGATCACAAGGTGACGAGGCAGGCGAGAACGCTCACCCGGTTGCCGCTCTGGTGGAGCGGGCGGCCGACCTGGCCGAACCGATCAAGCCGTACTGACCCCGCGACACGTGTTGCGGCCCGCGCCGCTCATCGCCCACGCTCCCGCGCGCCGGACCGCGACGGACTGGGCGGTCTCCGAGGCATCGCGCCGCGCGTGCAGGTCGTCCGTCGTCCGGCCTGCAAGTTGGCTGCTCTCCAGGGTGTGACGCGCCGTAGGCAGGTAAGGAGGGAGGAGCGAGAGAGTGACGACAGCGGTCTTCAGCTGACCTGCGACGGAGGGGGCCTCGTGTTCGAGGCGCAAGACATCAGGGAATGGCGAGGCCACGACGTGGTCGACCACGAGCGGCACAAGATTGGCGTCCTGGAGGCGGTCTACGTCGACACGGCCACGGACCAGCCCGTGTTCGCAACGGTCACGGTCGGCCTGCCGACCCGGCACCGGCTGGTGTTCGTCCCCCTGGGCGACGCGACGGTCGGTCCCGGTTATCTGAAGGTCGCCTACGACAAGAAGCAGGTAAAGGAAGCGCCCTCGATCGGCACGGACGGCGAACTGCTCGCGGAGGACGAGAAGTCGGTCTTCGCGCACTACGAGCTCGCCTACCGCATGGGTGAGGGTGGCGAACGTCGCCTCGCCCGCCGCTGATGCCCCCAACAACGTCTCCCACCATGAGGTGACACCAATGGCTCTCTTCCTCCTGCTGGTTATTGTGGCCATCGTGCTCGGCATCATCGGTGTGGTGGCGAAGGGCCTGTTCTATCTGTTGGTCATCGGCGTGTTGGTTCTGGTCGCCGACCTCGTCCTCATCGGCCTGCGCCTGGGCCGCCGCCGCAGGCATCTTCCCCGGTGACGCGGTCGGCCGGTCAAGCGCCCCGGGCCGCCGGCCCGGGGACCGGACGTAGCGCGGTGTCGGAGCAGTCGTCGAGTCAGTGCCCGGGAGTGGTCCGTCCCGCCCTGGACGGTCGTGAGGCGTCGGTGAGGTCGGTGCCGGTGGCGTCGACCCGCTGAGAGTGGTTGGTGCCGTGCCAGTCCAGGCACATGACGGTCGCGTCGTCCTGCAGGTGGCCGTCGTTGGCGTCGACGATCGCCGCGATAAGCGTGCGGGCGGCCTCGCGGGGATGCAGCGCGCGGGCGCGCACGATCAGGTCCGACAGATCGACGCTGTTGGCGTTGCGCTCCAGCATGCCGTCGGTCAGCATCACCAGCCGGTCGCCCGGCCGCAGGTCCAACGACTGGACCCAGTAGGTGTGAGGGGCAGCGAAGCCGAACGGCGTATCGATCTTCGGGGTGATCTCCCGCACCTGTCCGTTCCGCATCCGCAGCGGCCAGGGGTGCCCGGCGTTGATGAACTCGGTCGTGCCGTCGATCAGGCTGATGCGCAGGAGCCGGCCGGTGACGTAGCCCTTGTGACCGTGTTCGCGCATGGCCTGGTCGGCCTGGCGGGGCCTGTTCGGCGAGATCGGCGTCGGCCCGCCGTGCCCGGCGCAGGGCGCCCACCGCGAGGGTGGCCAGCAGCGCGGCGTCGACATCGTGCCCCATGGCATCGGTGACGGAGAGCTGGACGGTGTCCCGGTCGATCACGTAGTCGAAGGTGCCACCCCCGACGTGGTCGGCCGGCTCCAGCGCGCCGGCGACCGCGAGCTGGGCGGCCTCGCACGCCAGCGACGCCGGAAGCAGCCGGTGCTGGATCTCCGCGGCCAGGCTCAGCGGGATGGTGCGCCGTCCCCATTGGTACACGTCGGTGAAGGACCGGTTCGCGATGACGATGTACGCCAGGGCGTACGCGGTCTCGCCGATCTCCCGCATCACCTCCGCGTCCGGCGCCGCGGGCAGGAAAAGTTCGAAAAGCCCGATGGCGTCCCCGCGGTTGGTCACCGGGGCCGCTCTGCACGGCGGCGGACGGCGCCCGTCCCCTCCAGCACAACCGGTTCAAGGTCGAGCTGCTCAAGCGCAGTAGTCCTGTCCGATCCGATCAAGAAACTCCTCCCGAATACGAAGGGGCAGGTCCGCTATCGGTTGTGGTCGATGTAGGGGCCGATCCCGCGACCGGGAAGTGTAAGCAGTTGACCCGTACCTTCGGCACGCTGAGAGGAGCGAAGGTCGAGTACGCCCGCATCACGAACCGTCGCTACGAGGGGACGTTCGTCGAGCCCGACAAGATCACGGTGAACGAATGGCTCGACCAGTGGCTCGACAGGAAGGCGGAGGACCTGGAAGAGAGCACCGTCTACACGATGACCCTGGGGCGTGTCCGGGGGAAGCTCGGGCACATCCGGCTTCAGGAACTGACCGAGGACCACGTCGAGGCGTGGATGAGGGGTGGGGGCTTCGGGAGGGACGCGTCGTGGTGGCAAGGCGGGCGCGGGCTTCGGGGTGACCTCGGTGGAGATGTCCCTGGCGCGGTTGAAGGAGGCGCTGAACCGGGCGGTGGCCCGGCGCCTGGTCGCCGCGAACGTTGCCCAGGAGGTCACGATCCCTCGGAAGGTACGCAAGGCGGAACGCAGGGCCAAGGCGGTGGTGCGGCCCTGGAACGTCGAAGAGGTTCATGCCTTCGTGCGCGCGGTGAAGGACGACCGCCTGTACGCGGCTCTCCTTCTGTCCCTCATGGGCCTGCGGCCGGCGGAGATCTGCGGTATGCGCTGGGCCGATGTCGACCTGGGCAAGGCCGCTCTGACCGTTGCCAACACCCGAACGCTCATGGGGAACAAGACCGTGGTGGAGAAGGGCACGAAGTCTCTCGCCGGTGAGCGGCAGCTTCCTCTGCCCGATCTGGTCAGGGAGGCCCTGAAGTGCTTCGAAAACAATCAGCTGGCCGAGAAGCTGGTGGCGAGGGAAAGGTATGACGACAGCGGGTACGCGGTCGTGGACGAGCTCGGCAGAGCGCTCAACGGGCGGCAGCTGCGTGAGCGGGCGTACAGGGTCATGGACGAGCACGGGCTGCGGAGGGCGCGCTTGTACGGCGCTCGCGCGAGTTGCTTCACGTACCTGGCGAACAACGGGGTGCCGGACCACCTCCTTGCCCGATGGGCCGGGCACACCGGCGTCAGGACCACGAAGCGCTGGTATGTGAAGCCGGATGTGGAGGATCTTCGTCCGGCGGCGGATGCATGGGGAGGTCTGGCGTGCGTCCCCGACCCCGATCCCGCAGAGAATGTGAGATGTGGGAGCGTGAGGGAGTGAGTGAGAAGAACGTCGAAACCCTCCAATACCGCTTTGACGGGCCAGAAGACGCCCCGGTCCTGATCCTCGGTCCCTCACTGGGCACCACCTGGCACATGTCGTAGAACCCGTCCTGGGGCGTCCAGTTGGTCCAGGACGGGCGCGTAAGTCCAGGTCAGAGTGCTGTGATGTGAGGGCGTCCGTGAGGTTCGTGATCGGGACGTGACAGGAATCGCGCTACAGAACCCCGCTGGCTCGACCCGACCGGGGGTTCTGCGTTGTGCTGCATCGGGTCGGCCCGTGCTCGTCGCGGTGCGAAGGCAGGGGGAGGCGCGAGGTCTGGGAGTCCAGCAACACCCGCCTCCCGGGTAACGTCTGCGCGCGTTTCCTGTGAGGTGCGGTTGCGGAATACGGCTGAGGGACCGGGAGAGGCGAAGGGGTGGGGTGTGACCTCCGGAGCGATATGCCCCGGGCCGCCACGTCTTAGCAGCTCGGATTCTGCCACGGTTCCAAGGTCGACGAGGGCCTCAGCCCACCCCCGTTTCGTCCTGGTGCAGTGCTGGCGGATGCCCTACGGAACGCTCACGCCGCCGCTGAACTGCGCCACGCGTGACCAGGCGTATCGCCTTCGACCGCAGCGCCTCCACCCGCGCCGGCACCACGTCCTGCGCGCAGTTGGTGCAGCGTCCGGCGCGGGTGAGCGATCATTTTTCGCCTACCGCTCTCCAGCGCTGGCTGCCGTGGTGGGCCCCGGTGACGCCGGTGAGGCTACGTTAGGTGATCAATCTGAGGAGTGTTACTCAGGTGACACTACTTTGAGTAGCTGATTTCTGCGTCTCCCGGCTTCTTTTGGGTAGAGGCAATTAAGAAACCTTGAGGGATGTATTCGGCCATCCGAGGCTCGCATGGTTGTGCGAGGATCTTCGGAGATGCGACTCTCTTGATCGAAAGAAAAACGGGTGAGGCGCGACAAATTTCGATGCCGCGCTTTCCCGCGGGGGACGGGGGTAGAGCTTGTTGGGTGTCGTGCCATACGTGATACTGTTGAACGGTGTAGTAGTCGACATTCAATGCAGTCAACGCGTCCTTGCTTGCCCGGTGGTGCTCGAATCAAATTTGAGCTCGGCCGGATGTGCAGTCCGCCGTTGATGCGCATCGGCGGGTCGGCCGCAGAGCATCGATGAATTCCGCTTCGATCGCACGCTCTATCACCCGATGGATCGAAGAGGTCGCGTTGTTTGCCGACGAGTGCGACACCGACCCGAGGCTTGCGAAGCGCCACGGGGATATCGCACCTGAGACCGCCTGATATTAGGCTTCAGGAAGGTGTCCTCAAAGCACTATTCCCGTTGCCTGCCCGGTGGCTGCGTTAGTCATT
This portion of the Streptomyces mirabilis genome encodes:
- a CDS encoding roadblock/LC7 domain-containing protein — encoded protein: MLRRNTAESLASLGRRSQGLVRPQLALITALEQQELDPEALAELFELDHPATRMRRNAESLLVLVDERSPQISGVTASSLELVQSAMGEVEQSRRVALAEIEPRRISGRAVAELSHLLAELVENALSFSPPDQPVDVHGWGDGDDYGVAAVDHGVGMSPEGLARANARISGEEAFLVAPTRYLGHYVVGRLARRLGVEVLLSGHPRRGRIRSRHPPRSDPRPRRGPAAGPADARLLHAQRLPGGRRARRSQAGTARDLRAPEPGLAHLRLRPHRRRRHPRGRRLLRRPPHRGLSRDLADHLSALVSGIVSLTQNAADTYGFRGMKLVVIEMLDGFMMVNHMRDGSCLGVLAGEGCDIGLVGYEMAVLADRAGALLTPQLIGQPHPSPFVR
- a CDS encoding MerR family transcriptional regulator, whose product is MTADDSFGRLDDDDYPAYTMGRAAELLGTTQGFLRALGEARLITPLRSAGGHRRYSRYQLRIAARARELVDQGTPIEAACRIVILEDQLEEAQRINAAHRRAAESANPTAAA
- a CDS encoding PRC-barrel domain-containing protein, producing the protein MFEAQDIREWRGHDVVDHERHKIGVLEAVYVDTATDQPVFATVTVGLPTRHRLVFVPLGDATVGPGYLKVAYDKKQVKEAPSIGTDGELLAEDEKSVFAHYELAYRMGEGGERRLARR
- a CDS encoding site-specific integrase, which codes for MGASGGTRRGGKAGAGFGVTSVEMSLARLKEALNRAVARRLVAANVAQEVTIPRKVRKAERRAKAVVRPWNVEEVHAFVRAVKDDRLYAALLLSLMGLRPAEICGMRWADVDLGKAALTVANTRTLMGNKTVVEKGTKSLAGERQLPLPDLVREALKCFENNQLAEKLVARERYDDSGYAVVDELGRALNGRQLRERAYRVMDEHGLRRARLYGARASCFTYLANNGVPDHLLARWAGHTGVRTTKRWYVKPDVEDLRPAADAWGGLACVPDPDPAENVRCGSVRE